In Erigeron canadensis isolate Cc75 chromosome 1, C_canadensis_v1, whole genome shotgun sequence, a single window of DNA contains:
- the LOC122583238 gene encoding 7-deoxyloganetic acid glucosyl transferase-like — translation MDTEPPPPHVLIFPFPAQGHVNSMLKLTELLLEASLNITFLISAKDHDRLARFTTVHSHLTRYLGRFRFHVIHGLYEGPMDTDEKLSVMIADSLPKVAVPLLRDLLVDSHVTCLIVDGIMGFPIDVAKGTGVPVIFFRTISACALWAYFSVPGLINSGDLPFQGTNLDERIVSLEGMEAFLRRRDLPSFCRSDLNNQTLQQVIGVSRRTTEAHALLLNTFDELEGPIVSQIQKHCPNIYTIGPLHAHLKARTLSKLTSSNSLFEEDKTCITWLDQKAPKSVLYVSFGSLVTVTREQLMEFWHGLVNSGKPFLWVIRDDLVLKHDDENKVPYELEEGTKKRGYMVGWVPQEDVLAHPAVGAFLTHNGWNSTLESIVEGVPMISWPYFADQQINSRFVEAVWKLGLDMKDTCDRKIIEKTIKVVMEDRKMEFIESADRMARLAKETVNEGGSSYGNLNRLVEDIKMMGVGSK, via the exons CCCATTTCCAGCCCAAGGCCACGTCAACTCCATGTTAAAATTAACGGAGCTCCTTTTGGAAGCCAGTCTTAATATCACTTTTTTAATTTCCGCCAAGGACCATGACCGCCTGGCCCGGTTCACCACGGTCCACTCACATCTTACCCGTTACTTGGGCCGCTTTCGGTTCCATGTCATTCATGGGCTATATGAAGGCCCAATGGATACCGATGAAAAGTTGAGTGTAATGATAGCTGATTCTTTGCCAAAAGTAGCTGTACCTTTGCTTAGAGACTTGCTTGTTGATTCTCACGTGACTTGTTTGATAGTGGATGGAATTATGGGTTTTCCAATTGACGTTGCTAAGGGTACCGGAGTTCCGGTTATTTTCTTTCGAACAATTAGTGCTTGTGCACTTTGGGCTTACTTTTCTGTCCCGGGTCTTATAAACTCTGGCGACCTCCCCTTTCAAG GTACAAACTTGGATGAACGAATAGTAAGTTTAGAAGGAATGGAAGCATTCCTTCGTAGACGTGATCTTCCGAGCTTTTGTCGCTCCGATTTAAATAACCAAACCTTGCAACAAGTAATTGGCGTATCACGCAGAACCACAGAGGCTCATGCACTTTTGCTTAACACCTTTGATGAACTTGAAGGGCCTATTGTCTCccaaatacaaaaacattgccCGAATATCTATACAATTGGACCACTTCATGCTCATTTGAAAGCCCGGACTTTATCCAAATTAACATCTTCGAACAGTTTATTCGAGGAAGATAAGACATGTATTACTTGGCTTGATCAAAAAGCACCAAAATCGGTGTTGTATGTTAGTTTTGGAAGCCTTGTGACCGTTACAAGAGAGCAACTTATGGAGTTTTGGCATGGTTTAGTCAATAGCGGAAAACCATTCTTGTGGGTCATTCGTGATGATCTAGTGTTAAAACATGATGATGAGAATAAGGTTCCGTATGAGCTAGAGGAAGGTACAAAAAAAAGAGGCTATATGGTAGGATGGGTTCCTCAAGAAGACGTGTTAGCCCATCCAGCTGTAGGTGCATTTCTAACGCATAATGGATGGAACTCAACATTGGAAAGTATCGTCGAAGGAGTACCAATGATTAGTTGGCCATATTTTGCGGATCAACAAATTAATAGTAGATTTGTGGAAGCCGTATGGAAATTAGGTTTAGACATGAAGGATACATGTGATAGGAAAATAATCGAGAAGACTATAAAAGTAGTTATGGAGGATCGGAAGATGGAATTTATAGAATCTGCGGATCGTATGGCAAGATTAGCAAAGGAAACGGTAAATGAAGGTGGGTCGTCTTATGGTAATTTGAATCGTCTTGTTGAAGACATTAAAATGATGGGTGTTGGGTCAAAATAA